The Leptolyngbya sp. 'hensonii' sequence TTGGAGGGCGATCGGTCTTCAGGCGGCGATCGGGAATGATCTCAGGCGGAGGAGCTGTACGACAGTGTCGCTGACCGTGTGGTCTTTGGTGTCGGCAGCGTACTGGATCAGCAGTTCCCGCAGGTGTTGGGCAGCGTCTAGGTCGAGTAGGGTGGCCAGCAGGAAGTAGACGCCTCGAAAGCGGGGGTCGCCCATGTGATCGAGCCAGCGATTTTCAGCGTCTTTCGTGGCTCCCAGAAAGTTCTGCACCAGGAAGAACTCGGCAATCTTGTCGTGGCGGAAGTACCATTCCTTGACCGGATTGCCGTCCTCATCCTGCCACTGACGGCTAACGACCATTTTGTAGGTTTCATCTTCCATGCAGAGCAATTCGCGCTCAAACAGATCGGAGGGCAAGGCTTTTTTGTCCTCCAGTCGAAGCTGATACACGGCTGCAGAGAACTTTTTCAGCGGGAAGTCAGTCTTCCACATCTGCTGATAGGCCGCTGCCATCAGACTGTACTGCTGTTCCTGTAGGCGGAACAGGTCAGGGGATTGCCCCTGGGCTAGCATCTGGGCCACCAGGGTCAGATCCATCGGATTGGAGAGAACCCGCTGGATGGCGGTTTGTTCTTCGCTGGGCTGTTGCGGATCGAGGGCTGTATTCAGGTATTGACGACAAGCGGTGGCGTAATCCTCGCCTTGCAAGGGGCTTTCCTGGGGAAGGCGAGACTGGCGGGAGATGAGAAAGTGTTCGATTTGTTCCCGCTTCAGAGGTTGCAGGGTGTAGGTCTTAGCGGTGGCCGGAGGTAACCACTCCAGGGGCTGAGTGGTCATGATGATGTTGCCCTTGAAATAGCTCTCGACGAACTGGGTGATTTTGGCCCTGGTGTCGGCGGTGACTTCATTCAGGCCGTCAATGCAGATGTCAATGGCTCCGCTGTAGATCAGATTTTGCAGAAATTTAGCGTCCTTGATCTCATCCCCGTGTAGTTTGGCCTGGATGGCTTCAATTACCCCCTGGGCGCATTTTTGGGCTGGGAGATAGACGGCAATCCGGCGGGACTGCTGCACCCGATGGCGCAGAAACATGGACTTGCCCAGACCGGAATCCCCTTCCAGAATGATCTGGCCGGTGATAGCCGGGATGGCCTGCACCAGGGCCAGGGTCTGGTTGGAGCCTTTCACCCTCACCTCGGATTCGGGGAAATAGGCTTGCGGGTCGAAGTACTGGAGTCCGGCATCGGCCAGCAAGGAGGTTTTAAAGGGCTGAAACAGCTTCTGGCGCAGGAACGGCACCCAGGTCAGGAGGAAGGTGACATAGCCTAGGCCAATGATATTGCGGACCCAGGGATTCCAGAAGAAGATGGCCTGGATCTGGGGGGATTGAGGATAGGCAAAGATGAGGGCTAACCAGAAGGTGGCATGGGTTAGAAGGGTGAGCCAGGTATTCAGGACCCACTGCCAGAGGGCGAGGGAGGCAATGGCCGCCTGCACCGAATCCGCATCGGTGGAACCAGCGGCCTTGAGATTAGCTTGATGGCGCTGCAACAGCAGCATATCCTCCGGTTGCCAAGTCACCAGTTTGGCCACCCTGGCAATTTTCTTTTCCAGATCATTCCGCAGGCTGGGCAAGTCTTTGGCAGGTTCCCAGACTTTTTCAAACACCTCCAGGGTGGTTTTTCCCTCCCCGTGATTCAGTTGGGTCGGCAGGGTTTTGGGATAGGCCAGCCAATGCAGCAGGGTCACCGTGTCGGGGGTCCCTCCACCCAGAAAGTAGCCCTGGAAACGCCACCAGGCTCGATCGCTAGAAGCAGCCCGATAGACATTTTCCAGGACGATCGCCACTCCTGCAAGATCCAGTTGACCAATCTGGCCCAGGGCCGCCGCCGCACTGCCTCGGACATCGGCATCCACCTTCTCATCCTTGAGGAAGGCGCGGATCTCGGGGATGAAGGGTTTGGCCGCCTCCCCCAGATTGGCCAGGGCCTCCGCAACACTGCCTCGGACATAGTCAGGCACCTTCTCATCCTTGAGGAAGGCGCGGATCTCGGGGATGAAGGGTTTGGCCGCCTCCCCCAGATTGGCCAGGGCYTYCGCAGCAYTGCYTCGGACATAGRCAKSCACCTTCTCATCCTTGAGTAAGGCGCGGATCTCGGGGATGAAGGGTTTGGYCGCCTCCCCCAGATTGGCCAGGGCCKYCGCMGCAYKGCCTCGGACATAGGCAGGCACCTTCTCATCCTTGAGTAAGGCGCGGATCTCGGGGATGAAGGGTTTGGCCACCTCCCCCAGATTGGCCAGGGCCTCCGCAGCACTGCCTCCGACATTGGCATCCAGCTTCTCATCCTTGAGGAAGGCGAGGATCTCGGGGATGAAGGGTTTGGCCGCCTCCCCCAGATTGGCCAGGGCCGCCGCCGCACGGCCTCGGACATAGGCAGGCACCTTCTCATCCTTGAGCAGGGTGTCAGCCTGACGGGCCACCTCCTGGGGTTGTTTCAGGGCTGCGAGTAAGGCCTTCGACTCGTAGGTGGTCAATTGGCTCAGAGCATGGCCCTGCACGACGAGGTCGCCGTCTTGCAGGGCGGCCAGGATCCCGCTGATCTGCCAGGGCTGGGGGTAGGGCTTGGGTTTTTCTTTGGCGATGCCGCTGAAGGCAAGCAGGGGGAGGCTGAGGCAAATAGCGAGGGCGAGGGCCAGCAGGGCGGGCCAGCGACGGAGCTGCCGGGGCAGGGCCGGAAACCGGAAACGACGAGGGGGAGCGTAGGTCACAGGTGGGGGCTGATTTCCTTGATTAAGAGAATTATGCCCCAGGATTTTTCTGGTGGGAATAACCCACCCCGCCCTGCGGGCACCCCTCCCAGGCGGGGATGTGATTCACTCGAACCTGCTCCTCACTCTCCTGGCAGATGAACCCACCACCTCTCCCAGGGGGCTACCGTGTATACAGATTTCTGAAAAGTAAGTAAGTAGACTGGCGTGAAACCCCCTCTTGGGAGGGGTGGCGCGTAGCGTCGGGGTGGGTTTGCTTGGGTGCCCAGGCAGAGCCTGGGCGCGAGGGAAGACGCCACTTAAGGAGCGATCGACAACCGCCAGCGCAGACGCCCGATCGCATGGGGGAGCAGATCCAACGCCAAGCTGCCCGATCGGGTCTGCAAGATTTCCTCCTGCCGCTGACGAAAAGCCTCTGGGGTGGTCATGGCCTCTAGGATGGTGTGTTCGTCGAGCGATCGTAGCCCCACCGCTTCCCCCAATCCCTGCAGTTGCACCGACTGGGTTGCAGCAGTCAGGTTGACGACAAGGACGCAGTGCTCATCACCCCGACACAGGGCTAGCCCGTCCACTTGCAGGGGATGGCTGGCATGGGTCGGCAACACCTGAGCGGGGGCCAGTTCTCCCACGTCTGCCAGAACATGGTACAGGGGAAACACCGATCCGGGTAGGGAAGGGAACTGCTCCGGACAGGAACAGCCCTGCTCCTGTTCCATGACGCCGCGCCAACCGGTGGTTTCGTAGTAGGTGAGGCTGTGGACTCCCGGTTGGGACAGGTATTTCAGACTGATTGCAGTCCAGCCTGCGCCCAGGAGGGACATCTGCCGGGGGTCTACGGTGGGGGGCAGGCTGCCGGGAGGGGTGGCGATCGGCTGGGCAGGCCGGGGCTTCAGGGTGATGGGGGAGATGATCAGGGGCAGATCTCCGGCCAGGGTGCGGGCCGAGGCGATCGTGGTGGCCTGGGCTTCCAGGGTTTCCACCAGGGAGGCATTATCGAAGGCATGCACCTGGGGGGTAATGGCGTAGCTCAGCACATCCAGATGCTTCAGAGGGGAACAGCGCCGGTTCAGTTCGGTGAAGTGGGTGAAACTCCCGGCCCCCAGGTGCATCCCTGGCAGATGGGGGGAGAGAATGCGACGGGCCAGTTCAATCCACCGGCCAGAGGTGGTTTTCTCCTCCCGATGAAAGATCAGACCGGTCTGGAGGGGTGGCTGGAGTTCCCGCAGCAGCGTCACCAGATCGGTCAGCTCCCGTTCTGCGTCATCGGACAGGAGCAGAGCCAGTTCCAGAGCCAGATTCAACGATCGGGCCTCTGCTGTGGCCTGTCGCAACCGATCGCCCGTCTCTGCCTTCCCCAGGGGCAGATCCACCCGCAGGTGGGAGAGGTGGAGGGCGCGGAGTCGCTCCTGTTCCCGATCGCTCAGGGGTTGGCCGTGGCTGGCCATGCCTAAACCCAGTCGGGGCAGGGGCACAGCCTCAGTGGAGTCTACGATCAACGTCGCATCCCCTCCTGGGAGGGGTGGCCCGCAGGGCCGGGGTGGGTCTGAGGGGAGAGGCTCCCCCGCCAAGCTTAGTTCCACAGATTGGGTGATCCGCTTTCCCGCCTGCACCTCCACCGGGAAAGGCAAGGCTAGCGGGGTGCAGTAGGTCTTGAAGGAGGCATCCGTCCAGTTGCGCTGATCCTCCATCTCGAACACATCCCCCACGAAGCGCAACTGGGCCATCACCCCAGGGGTAACCGCATAGGCCATACCCTGCAGATCCATGAAAGGCTGGTGGGGGGCGATCGCATCGGGAAACACCCCCACTTCGGTGGTGCCATCTGTCTTCAGGATTGTACAGGGCAGACTGCGACATTCCCGCATGGGATGGAGAATGCAGAACCCAATGCGATTGCGGTGAAAGGTCGATCGGGCCTGGCCATCCATTGTGAACTGGATGCGCCCCTGTTCATCCCCCGTAATTTCAGCTTGCCAGACAAAATCCACCACCTCTTGTTGGTGGCTCGCCTCGTAGGTGATGCGGAAGGACTGGTCATGAATCTCAGTTCGCAGGTGGGCGATCGTCATCGGAATGGTGCGCCAGTTCTGTACACGCACCGCCACGTAGACCCGGCGCAGAATTTCCCGATCGCCGAGGCGAATATAGCGCAGGTCGCCCGCTTGATAGATCAGGGAAAGGGGACCAGCCCGCAGGGGAATTTGCTCGGGTAAGGGTTCAGAGCAGCCATAGTAGAAAATAGTTGGAGGCAGCATCCTAGGTCCAAAGCAGGGATTTTGTTTCCACATCAACGGGCTCAGCCCCGTCCTGACAGAGGGGAGACAGGAGGGTGGCCCGACCAGCCAGACGATGGAGCAGGATGGTATTATGCAGTGCCATTGCTAGGGAATAGGGATTTTCCCCCGTGCCTGTGAAGTAATCGACAGCTCGCTGCAAATGAACCCCCATACAGTCATCCTCCACCGGGGCCAGAACCCCGACGATGACCTGGTTTTTGAGGGTAATCACCGCCCCCTGGGAGCGATGAAAATTGGGGAGGGGCTCAAAAAAGCCCACGATTGTGTATTCATCCCCAGCCGGATCGGTACCCGTCAGAGCGACCAGGCGATAGCGGGTCAGGGTATCTTCGATCGGAATATTCTCAATCGAGAATAGGGGGTAGCGATATTGTACGATGCCTGCCATGCAGGTGTAGAGTTCCACTTCCACGCCCGTTTTAGAGCGGCAGCGGACAAAGGCACTCCCCTGATTGCGGGCACAGGTTTCGCCCTGGCAATGTAGTGGGGTAGACGGTTCAATAATCCGAGAATCAATAATTTGATCGATCTGAAGTTCTTCCCCCAGTTGGGCCACGATCGCCAGCATGTGAGGCCCTTCATACCCCAGAACCCCCAGATCGTAATCGATGAAGCGGCCTCCAATGGAGTCAAGCTGGCGGTTTTTGGTAAACTCCACTACGATTTTGGAGGGACGTAAGCCCAATTTGCGAAAGGCAATTTCTTGGACAATGCCCGTAATTTTTGAAGAGGCGTAATTTTCATTCACCACGATTTTTCCACCGAAATTGACGATCGTGGTTGTGAGTGATGGAATTTCTGCCAGTAAACAGACAGGTTTCTCCACCAGGATATTGGCCTGTGGATCAACCTGAAGAATTTGCTGGATGACATTGAAATGTTGACTGGTATTGACACAGATATCCCAGAAACCAGGTCGCAAGGGGGCTGCCTCGGCGCAGGACGGTAAAACCAGAAAACCAGCCTGTTCTGCCTGCTGCTTTTTTTGACTGTCTGTATCGATGACCGCAACAGTCTTGACTCCAGATTCACTGAGTTTCTGTTCATGAAGTCGGGCAACTGTTCCGTAACCTACCCTGGCACACGTAATTTGCGACATGCTAGTCGTCCCTACTTCATTAATGAGTCATGTATAATATGCTACCTGGAACCACCAATAACATGAACTTGTCCGGTTAGAAAGGTCATTTTGGGGCTAGACCTTTACAGGGCAGCCAGGAGCGCATTCAGGTGTCTGATGGATGCTTCTGTTGCCGCCATTGGACTTTTCTGCACATGGGTTTCCATGGAAAAAGGAATGGATGCTTCCTGCAACCAAGGTTTTAGAACTTTCAAATGCACCTGATACTGGACTGAACCTTCTCCCAAGGGAACATAGGTGCCCTGGGGAGTTGAGAAATCCTTGAGATGAACGTACTTAACGTAAGGGGCAACCTGGAGCAGTTCTGCATCGGTCACCAGATAGCCACTCTGGTAAAGATTACCCAGATCCAGCAGCGCCCTCAACCGGGGATGATTCCAGTCAGCCAGGAACTGGGCCACCTGAGGCAAGGAATCCAGATTGCAGACTGGCTCATTTTCTATAAGCAGCGTCTTGTCATGCTGCTCGGCTAAAGACAGTAGCGCTGTCATATCTGCCTCCAAGTCAGCAAACTGAAAATCTGCATATTTCAAATAAGAGAAAATCCGCAGGGATGGGGTTTGCAGGATATCTGCGATCGCAAAAGCCTGAGCGAATACCTCTGAGACCTGATCCGTTTCTAGCTGGTAACCGTGAAAATTAACTTCCTCCATTAGGGCGACTTTACCCGGTGGTAGCCATTTCAGCAGGGGTGAAGCCAGATTGGCCACGGTTAAACCAGCCTGATGAATCGTGGTCGCAATCTCCCGGATTTGTTCCAGGTCCAGGTCCATCAGGTTCACCCCACCGACGGACCGTAATTCCAATTGAGTCATGCCCTGGCGCTGGGCAAAATCGATCGCCTCGGTTAAGGAAGGGCTGACTTCATCAGAAATAAAAGTGATGGGGTTGGACTTAGCCATGGGAATATCGCTGTTCCAGGAGGTGTTGTAATTTAGCTTCAATGTCACGGAACGGGGCCTGGGAAACATCTTTGCCAGTCCACAGGGCAAAGGCTTCAACCGCCTGATAGATCATCATCCAGATGCCGGAACAGGTGGGTGAGCCTCGCTGAGCCAGGAGCTTGAGCATCAGGGTGGTATGGGGATTGAAAACGGCATCGAAGGTCCACAGGTCTTTCATGCTACGTTCCTGTTCCAGGCGATCCAGCAGTGCTGGCGTAACTAGCGAGTCGTTCGTTTCGGGATACATCCCTACAGGGGTGGCGTTAATCAGGAAATCGGCAGTTCGCAGGCAATCGTAGAGCGCAGCATCCCGGATCAGGCTGACCTGCAGGGGTTTGCGATCGGGGTTGTGGAAATCTTTGCTCAGGGACTCTAGCTGGGCCGGAATCTGGCCCAGAACGGTAATCTCATCCGTGCGCTGATATAACTCATAAATAATGGCCCGGGCTGCTCCCCCAGACCCCAGTACAGTCACCCGATCGCCAGATTTGACCGGGCGCAGGTGATCTGAGATCGATCGGTAGGCCCCCACGCCATCTGTGTTGTAGCCAATCAGCCCACTGTTGCCCATCACGACCGTATTAACGGCTCCGATCGCCTGGGCGCGATCGTCTTGGGCATCCAGGTATTTGACGACGGCCAGTTTATAGGGGAGGGTAATATTGACTCCGGCACAGCCAATTTTGTGCAGACTGTGGAGGTACACCGGCAAATCCACTTCTGCGGGAACGTTCAACTTAATATGGGTATACTCCAGATCGGCAATCTTGGCATACTCTGAAAAAAGATAGGTGGAAACACTGTGCTCTACGGGATTGCCCAGTAATGCGGTAAAAATCATTGTTGCAGGATTGTTTTGCGACTGATCCATAAGATCAGGAAGACCTATCAATACCATTCATCGCAGATCGAAGCATATCCGTCCTTTCCATAACAAGTCAGATCACCGTATTTTTATGAAAGAAATTATATTATCCTGTTGGCCTGTCAGCGATTGAACAGAGTGCATCCCACTTTTGTAGCCCACCCTGCAGGAAGCAAGCTACACCCTAAATCCCTCTCCCAGAACGGGAGAGGAATTTAGAATCTGGCTCCCCTTCTCCCAAAAAGGGAGAAGGGGCTGGGGGATGTAGACGCGCAGCGGCTTCCCCTTGGGTGGGCAACCTTGCAAAACTGGGATGCTCTCATTGAACAGACCTGAGAGGCTGCAAACCCACCTTTCCTTGGAGGGGATTTAAAGTAAGTAGGTAGACCTAATGATTTGTAGGAAGGGTGGAGTGAAGCGAAACCCATGCGGTTGTTGGGTTTCATTCTTCAAAGCAACCTACGCCATCTGTAATTTAATTACGCCCACCTTCTTAGCGCTGAGCGATTGATCTATGCAAAGAATCAAATTAGAGGTCCCTTCCGTACTCTCTAGAGAAGAAATTTTACAGAAACTGGCCTTATTTTTCGACACTGTAGTGCTGACTGGACGGAAGGTTTTGATTATCTGTGAGGATGTCACTCGCTCTACCCCGATCGACCTGTTCTTTCCAGATTTTTTACAGTATCTCCAGCGTCGAGCGGCTGCTGTTACAGTTTTGTTTGCCCTGGGCACCCATCGACCCATGACCCATCTGGAAATGGTGCAGAAACTGGGTCTGACTGATGAGCAAGCCAGGGAACTGCCCCTGCTCAACCACAATGCCTTTGACGAAGCGGCCTTGGTGGATGTGGGAGCAGTGGAATCGGTGCCCCTAAAGGTGAATCGGGCTCTGGCTGAACATGAGGTGATTGTGGCCCTGGGCAGCGTTCTGCCCCATCGGGTCATGGGCTTTTCGGGTGGGGCTAAGTATCTTTGTCCGGGGGTGGCGAATAAGGCCATGATTGACTACACCCACTGGAAGAGCAACCTGTTTCCCGAAGAGCAGGTGATGGGGAATATTGACAATCCGATTCGGCTGATTCTGGATGCGATCGCCGATCAGATCGCCGATCGCTTGCCGGGAGACTACGTCTCGATTAACTGTGTGACGGCTCCCGACGGGATTGTGGATCTGTTTGTGGGCAGTTTTTATCAGTCTTACCGGCAGGCTGCTGCCCTGACAGCCCAGGTTCTGTTCAAAACCGTCCCGGAATGTTCCAGGCTGCTGGCCATCCTGGACGATAAATGCACTGACTTCTGGCAGGGAGCCAAAGCTGTGTATAACTGTGGGGCGGTGATTCGGGATGGGGGCACGATCGTCATCCAGGGCGCACTACCGGAAGGGATCTCTGCCAGTCACGGCCCCGTGATCGAAAAGTTTGGCTATTCCACACCGGAACAGATCTTTGCTCTGGTTGAAGCTGGGGAGTTTACTGATCAGGTGGTTGTAGCCAGCCACATGGTTCGGGTGAGTCAACGGCTACAGCGCCTGAACATCTTCCTGGCTTCAGAAAATATCGACCCGGCCACCTGTGAACGGGTGAACCTGGGATATCGCGACCCCCGATCGATCGACGAAGCAGAATTTGACTATGTGGTGTATAACCCGGCTGATTTAATCCTGGTTAAACCTGAGGACCAAACAGGAACATCCAGAGCGGTAGCGTAAATAGCAAAGAGATCGACCCAAAGACCACGGCAGTCACAGCCAGTTCCTGGTCCAGATTGTAAGCCTCGGCATAGAGGATGGTGGCAAAGGAGGGAGGCATGGCCATCATCAGCACAATCACCAGACGGGGATCACCGGTTACACCAAAAAACATCAGGCCGGTGCCTACAATCAGGGGCACGGCCACCATTTTGATCGCCAGACAGGTAAAGGCCTGATTGAGCTTGCTGAGGCTGGCCAGATGGCTCAACTGCATCCCAATCAGAACCAGGGACAGGTTGACGATCGTTTTGGCTCCGGTTTGTAAGCTTTGTTCCACTAAACCGGGCAATGGGATATTCTGCACTGCAATCCCAATCACAAAACTCCAGAGGGCTGGGTTTTTCAGCAACACCATGACGAGATTTTGCGATTGTTGCCGTTGCTCCCCTTCCTTTCTCTTGCCAAAGTGAGCGGCAACCGTAAAGCCCAGACCATGCAGCCCCAGGGTTGTGCCGAAGGTATTGTAAAGGACGGCCCAGACAAAGTATTCTGGCCCCACCAGGGACAGTACCACTGGAAAACCCATGTAGGCGGTATTGCCCACCATCATGGCCATGAGAAAACTACCCTGAGTGCCCCGGCCCCAGGCCGTTTCCATCCCCCTCTGGTCACTATCTTGTTCACCGTTGGATTTGATCCCTAACGCCAGGGCTTTTAAGCGCTCATCGTTGACCCCTAATTCAATCCAGATCCAGGCCAGACAGGCTCCGACAATGATGGCGACCCAGGCTGCCACCGGCGCAATCAGAATGTAACCAGTGAGATTGGTGCGGCGCATGAAGGCCACAATACTGATGGGGATGCCGACCCAATACAGGGCTTTGCCCACATACTTAGGGGAACTCCGGGGAAGGAGCCGCCCCAACACATATCCCAACACGGCCCAACCAATCAGGCTGGCATAAAGATTAATCAGTGGATTTTCCAGATTCATAACAGCCGTTTAAGCACCTTGGGCCAGAGAGGGGAAACCAATAAAATGTTTCAATCGATTGAAGTACGGACAGCCATAGCCAATCGCATTTCACCTGCCAGAGAATCGCGACCAAGCGGGGGCAATGGCCATAGCTTTCTTCCTGAACCCCCGTATTGTGAGGATTCTAATATTTATACCGAAAGAAATGGAACCGACCCGAAAGAATGGAATAATAACCGTGGTTAATTGAATCTTCGGGTTCTACTAACTCCTATCAGTTGTAAATTATTCTGATTGTGAGTAATTTTGCACTCCTTTGATCTGATATAGACTGTATGCCCAGTGAATGGGTACCAGGTGTCATTCTTATCAGATTTTCAACCTTAGATTTAATGTTAGGCGGACTTTCAATGTCAGGTATAGCGATGCGTAAGCGGATAGTAACCCTGGTAGTACTGTTTTTCCTGTTTTTTGGATTGGCCACCTGTACCAATACTCCTAACCCCAATCCCACCTCCAATACTCCCACCCAACAAGATGGCAAATTTCGAGTCTGGTGGCAGCAAGGTTTTTACCCAGAAGAAGCTGAGGCCATTCGGAAATTGGTGGCTGATTGGGAACGGAAAAGTGGTCAGAAGGCTGAGCTGACTCTTTTCAGTGATAAAGACATTGTCAGAGAGACAGAGAATGCGATCGCAACCGGCCAAACTCCTGATTTGATGTTTAATCCGGCTGTGGATCTGACCCTGATTCCCCGTCTGGCTTGGGATAACAAGCTGGCTGATGTTTCTGATGTGATTGAGCCAATCAAGAGCTTCTATACCCCAGAAGGCTTGGCTACCGTCAATTATAAGAACAAAAGCCAGAACAAACGGAGCTATTATGCCGTTCCGATCGGCCTGCAATCTTCCCACATTCACTACTGGCGTCCGATGTTGAAGGAAGCTGGCTCAGATGAAAAGGTGCCCGAGGGCTGGGATAGCTTCTGGAAGTACTGGGAAACGGCCCAGGATAAGTTGCGTGCCAAGGGTCAGAAAGATATCTATGGTCTTGGTCTGCCCATGTCCAGGGCCGCCAATGATACCTTTTACATTTTTGGTCAATTTCTAGAAGCTTATGAGGTTCAACTGCTGGATGCGCAAGGCCAGCTTCAGTTGGATAAGCCAGAAGTCAAGCAGGGTATTACTGAGGCCCTGAAGAAATACACCAGCTTTTACCAGAGCAAGCACGTCCCACCGGAAGCAATAGATTGGAACAACGCGGATAATAACGTCACGTTTCTCAGTCGTAGCACTGTGATGACGATCAACCCGTCTCTCTCCATTCCTGGTTCCCAGAGACAGGATCAGCAAACTTACCAGACGGACATGGCGACGATCGAGTGGCCGAATAAGCCGAATGATAAACCCATGACTTATCTGGCCGGGATCAAGCAAATTGTGATCTTTGAAAACTCAGTGCACAAGAAAGAAGCCAAGGATCTGTTGGCTTATCTGGTCCAACCAGAAAACCTGGCCGCCTTCCTGAAAGATTCCCAGGGCCGCTTCTTCCCAATTATGCCGAAATTACTGGAAGACCCCTTCTGGGCAAATGCGAAAGATCCTCATATTTCCAGTGCGGTGAGGCAATATCGCTTCTGGCGGCCTTATCAGCAGGCTCTGAACCCTGCCTACACGGAGGTTCAGGCTCAGAATATCTGGGGATCTGCCATTCTGGATGTGGTGAAGAATGGTCTTTCAGTTGAGCAGGCAACCGACAAAGCGATCGCCAAGATTAAAACAATCTTTAGCGAATGGACGTAAGGAGGATGGAGAGCTTTACAGCCTCTCCATAGGGATAGGGTTATTCTGTTGAAACAGGGTTGAGTCAAGTTATCAAAACTCAGCCCTGAATCCTGTATCTGATTATCCCTGATCCTATTTTCAAACTGTTGTAGGGTGTAAGGGACTTTGCTCTCAGCAATGGAATGCCGTTCGGTAACGCTAAAGCGGCAGATTAAGGGGTAGATATGAACTTTCTTAAGAAAAGCCTGCTGTCTAAGCTGGTTGGCTATTTCTTTCTGCTATCAGCTTTCACAGTCAGCATCCTCGCCTGGACGGTTAACGATCGGGCTAGGGATTCTCTGAAACAATCGGTGTTCGATCGCTTGACGGTGGCTACTTCCTTGAAAGAGTACCAGCTCAATCAGTGGATTGACGACCAGCGTCGAGATGTGGTGTTGATCAGTCAATTGCCAGAGATTCAGCGCGAGGTCGAAGTCCTGCTGAAGCAGAAGCCTGGGGATGAGGCTTACAAAACCTCCTACGAAATCATCAAAGAATATTTGACCAATATCGCCGGGATCAAACCCCAAATTGATGACATTTCGATCCTGACCAACGGTGGCATCGTCGTCTTCTCAACGGATACCAAGCGCGTGGGTAAGTACCAGCCGCTGGGGAACACCACCACTTACTTCAATCCTGAGAAAGATTTTGTCGTCAAACCGAA is a genomic window containing:
- a CDS encoding ABC transporter substrate-binding protein codes for the protein MRKRIVTLVVLFFLFFGLATCTNTPNPNPTSNTPTQQDGKFRVWWQQGFYPEEAEAIRKLVADWERKSGQKAELTLFSDKDIVRETENAIATGQTPDLMFNPAVDLTLIPRLAWDNKLADVSDVIEPIKSFYTPEGLATVNYKNKSQNKRSYYAVPIGLQSSHIHYWRPMLKEAGSDEKVPEGWDSFWKYWETAQDKLRAKGQKDIYGLGLPMSRAANDTFYIFGQFLEAYEVQLLDAQGQLQLDKPEVKQGITEALKKYTSFYQSKHVPPEAIDWNNADNNVTFLSRSTVMTINPSLSIPGSQRQDQQTYQTDMATIEWPNKPNDKPMTYLAGIKQIVIFENSVHKKEAKDLLAYLVQPENLAAFLKDSQGRFFPIMPKLLEDPFWANAKDPHISSAVRQYRFWRPYQQALNPAYTEVQAQNIWGSAILDVVKNGLSVEQATDKAIAKIKTIFSEWT